The genomic interval CCCGGTTTGACCAGTTCGTGGCAGGCTCGAATAACCGAGGCGGGATCGGGAACGTGCTCCAGCATTTCGAGACAGGTAACGACGTCGAAGCTGGAGGGCTGGAGGGCGGCCATCTCTTCTACCGTGCATTGCTGATAGTCAACCTTGACGCCGCTTTCCAGGCTGTGGAGGCGGGCCACAGCCAAAGGAGCTTCGCCCATGTCTATGCCTGTAACGTCTGCTCCGCGTTGCGCCATAGACTCGGACAGGATTCCGCCGCCGCAGCCCACATCAATGACTCGTTTGCCCGCCAATTGGCAGCGTTCGTCAATAAAGTTCAAGCGCAAAGGATTGATTTGATGCAGCGGTTTGAACTCGCTGTCCGGGTCCCACCAGCGACTCGCTAATGCTTCAAATTTGGCGATCTCGGCCCGGTCAACGTTGCGGGTATTGGTCGGTTGCTGTGTGTCGGTCATAAGGTAAGTGTGTCTTATTGGCTGTCTTTGATCAGCTCGGCCCAGTTGCGGGCGCGGCTGATGATGCGGGTTGAATCCAGGGTCAGTGTTTTGCGGTCTTCGAGCAAAAGCTCGCCGTTCACCCAAACGTGGCTTACCTGGCTGGGGTCGGTGGCGTACACCAGTTGTGATAGTGGGTTATAGAGTGGCTGACTTTCGATCGCTGACAGATTGATGGCGGCAATGTCGGCGGCTTTGCCGATTTCCAGGCTGCCGGTGTATGCGTCGATACCCAGGGCTTTGGCGCCATTGATCGTGGCCATCTCTAGTGCGCTGTGGGCATCAATGGCGCTGGCATCGTTGCTGATCGCTTTTGCCAGCAGGGCGGCGTTGCGCATCTCGCCCAGCATATCGAGCCGGTTGTTGCTGGCGGCGCCGTCGGTGCCTAGCGCGACGTTGACTCCGGCGCCATGCAGTCTACCCACGGGGCAAAAGCCGCTGGCTAATTTCAGGTTGGAATTGGGGCAGTGCACTACATGGGCGTTGTTTTGGCGCATCAGCTGAATGTCGCGGTCGTCCAGTTGCGTCATATGGACGCATTGCAGTCGAGGTCCCAATAGTCCGAGGTCGTGCAGGCGCTGGATGGGGCGCCGGCGATCAGCCAGAAAAGCATCTCGCAGTTCCTGGGCGGTCTCGTGCAGGTGGATCTGTACCGGGCAGTCGAGCTCTTCCGAAAGGGTGACGATCCGCTGCAGGGGAGCATCGGAAACCGTGTAGGGGGCGTGAGGGCCAAAGGCGATATTGATCAGCTGCTGGCTGCCAAAGTCGTCGATCAGCTCGAGCCCTTTATGGATGTAATCGTCCGCGTCTCGGGCCCAGGCGGTCGGGAAGTCCAGAACCGGGAAGCTGATCTGGCAGCGCATGCGTGCATCGTGAGCGGCTCGGGCGGCAACATCGGGAAAGAAGTACATGTCGCTGAAGGTGGTAGTGCCGCAGCGTAGCATTTCAAGCATGGCAAGTTGGGTGCCATCCTGTACGAATTCTTCGTTCACCCATTGCGCTTCGGCAGGCCAGATATGGTCCTGTAGCCAGGTCATCAGCGGCAGGTCGTCGGCAAGTCCGCGGAACAATGTCATGGCGGCATGCCCGTGCGCGTTAATCAGCCCGGGAATCAGCAGGTGGTCTTGCAGGCTATAACGTTTATCGCTGTGATAATGCTTGTCCACCTCGGCGGTAGGGAGCAGGGCGATAAGATGTCCATGCTGGATCACCAGGCTGTGATTGCTCAGTATCTCCTTGCTGGCATTGACGGGGATTATCCAGCCAGCATCAATGATGTTGTCGGCATGGGTTGTAGTCTGTGTCATTGATTATTCATCCTGCTCGGCGAGTTGCGAGTATACCCGACATTTTGTCAGTTGAGAGCATTTCTTGTATCGTGGTTTGCGCTTCAGGATGGCGATGTCGGCAGAGGTTTGATTTCTATATTAGCTCTGTGTTGCGGATATCCAGAGCGCCAGTTATCAGCAGATAAGGAATGGTTTTGACGGGACAAAAACAGCGTTGCGATGCAGTTGTTTGGGAGGCGGAGGTGCTGTGTCTGTTGGATCAGCGTTTGCTGCCTGGTGAGGAGCGTTATTTGCACTATCGCCAGGCTTCGGGTGTTGCCAAAGCCATTAAAGATATGGTGGTCCGGGGCGCTCCCGCAATTGGTATTGCCGCAGCCTACGCTGTGGTGCTTTCGCTCAGGGAGCATGTTGATGATTCCCAATGGCAAGAACGGGTAGCGACCGATATTTCAGGTTTGCGGCAGAGCCGGCCAACGGCGGTAAACTTGAAGTGGGCGCTGGATAGAATGCAGGATTTGATCGCCTCCAGCGGTAGTGCAGTCGAGGCTTGCGTTCTTGTTGAGCGTGAGGCGATTGCCATTCATGAGGTCGATCGGCGGAATAACCAGCATATGGGCGTTCTGGGGGTGGCGACAATCAGGCGCTTAAGTGGTGAGGGTCCGCATCGTTTTATGACGCATTGCAATGCGGGGGCTTTGGCCACTGGCGGCTATGGGACGGCGCTTGGGGTGATTCGCAGTGCCTGGCAGGAAGGGGTGCTCGAATTGGTCCATATGGATGAGACGCGGCCCTGGTTGCAAGGTTCCCGCTTGACTGCCTGGGAGCTTTTGCGAGAAGGCATTCCGTCGGTGTTGAATGCCGATGGTGCTTCAGCCCATATTATCCGTCAGCAGAA from Aestuariirhabdus haliotis carries:
- the ubiG gene encoding bifunctional 2-polyprenyl-6-hydroxyphenol methylase/3-demethylubiquinol 3-O-methyltransferase UbiG; the protein is MTDTQQPTNTRNVDRAEIAKFEALASRWWDPDSEFKPLHQINPLRLNFIDERCQLAGKRVIDVGCGGGILSESMAQRGADVTGIDMGEAPLAVARLHSLESGVKVDYQQCTVEEMAALQPSSFDVVTCLEMLEHVPDPASVIRACHELVKPGGQVFFSTINRNPKAYLFAIIGAEYLLKLLPKGTHDFDKFIRPSELGNWIREAGLQTREITGMSYNPLTRIYRLGDNVDVNYLVHSQRSKQDD
- the mtnA gene encoding S-methyl-5-thioribose-1-phosphate isomerase, with product MTGQKQRCDAVVWEAEVLCLLDQRLLPGEERYLHYRQASGVAKAIKDMVVRGAPAIGIAAAYAVVLSLREHVDDSQWQERVATDISGLRQSRPTAVNLKWALDRMQDLIASSGSAVEACVLVEREAIAIHEVDRRNNQHMGVLGVATIRRLSGEGPHRFMTHCNAGALATGGYGTALGVIRSAWQEGVLELVHMDETRPWLQGSRLTAWELLREGIPSVLNADGASAHIIRQQKIAWIVVGADRIAANGDVANKIGTYGLAILAHHHGAKVMVVAPTSTVDMSLASGEQIPIEERAADELLSYGGELLGVEGCPVANPVFDVTPADLVDVLVTEKGVVEHPDSAKMHSLMQSGSVT
- a CDS encoding TRZ/ATZ family hydrolase, with product MTQTTTHADNIIDAGWIIPVNASKEILSNHSLVIQHGHLIALLPTAEVDKHYHSDKRYSLQDHLLIPGLINAHGHAAMTLFRGLADDLPLMTWLQDHIWPAEAQWVNEEFVQDGTQLAMLEMLRCGTTTFSDMYFFPDVAARAAHDARMRCQISFPVLDFPTAWARDADDYIHKGLELIDDFGSQQLINIAFGPHAPYTVSDAPLQRIVTLSEELDCPVQIHLHETAQELRDAFLADRRRPIQRLHDLGLLGPRLQCVHMTQLDDRDIQLMRQNNAHVVHCPNSNLKLASGFCPVGRLHGAGVNVALGTDGAASNNRLDMLGEMRNAALLAKAISNDASAIDAHSALEMATINGAKALGIDAYTGSLEIGKAADIAAINLSAIESQPLYNPLSQLVYATDPSQVSHVWVNGELLLEDRKTLTLDSTRIISRARNWAELIKDSQ